From Acidimicrobiales bacterium, one genomic window encodes:
- a CDS encoding DNA-directed RNA polymerase subunit alpha: MLVIQRPTVEAIDEAEGNLQRFAIGPLEPGFGHTIGNSIRRTLLSSIPGAAVTQVRFDDALHEFDTITGVAEDVTDIILNLKDLVLTVHSDEPVTLRLDTRGPAEVTAADIQPHPDVEVLNGDLPLANVNAKGRLAVDITVQQGRGYVSADRNNTSTTIGVIPVDSIYSPVRRVAFEVLPTRVEQSTDFDRLVLEIETDGSITPRDALASAGGTLRALVQLVEEMSDEPQGLELGEAIQIATGGPDMDLPIEDLELSERPRNCLKRAQVNTVGELLLKSEDDLLAITNFGQKSLDEVIAKLDERGLTLRNRD; this comes from the coding sequence ATGCTCGTCATTCAGCGTCCCACCGTCGAAGCCATCGATGAAGCGGAAGGCAACCTCCAGCGGTTCGCCATCGGCCCACTCGAGCCCGGTTTCGGCCACACGATCGGCAACTCGATCCGACGCACCCTGTTGTCGTCGATTCCCGGCGCCGCCGTCACCCAGGTGCGTTTCGACGACGCCCTCCACGAGTTCGACACCATCACCGGTGTCGCCGAGGACGTCACCGACATCATCTTGAACCTGAAGGACCTCGTCCTGACCGTTCACAGCGACGAGCCGGTGACCCTGCGTCTCGACACGCGTGGACCGGCCGAGGTGACCGCCGCCGACATCCAGCCCCACCCCGATGTCGAGGTGCTCAACGGTGATCTGCCGTTGGCCAACGTCAACGCCAAGGGTCGACTGGCGGTCGACATCACCGTGCAGCAGGGTCGTGGCTACGTCTCCGCCGACCGGAACAACACCAGCACGACCATCGGTGTGATCCCGGTCGACTCGATCTACTCACCCGTTCGACGCGTGGCCTTCGAGGTGCTGCCGACCCGTGTCGAGCAGTCCACCGATTTCGACCGCCTCGTGCTCGAGATCGAGACCGACGGCTCCATCACCCCCCGCGACGCCCTGGCGTCGGCCGGTGGCACCCTGCGTGCCCTCGTCCAGCTCGTCGAGGAGATGAGCGACGAGCCCCAGGGCCTGGAGCTCGGCGAAGCCATCCAGATCGCGACCGGTGGTCCCGACATGGATCTGCCCATCGAAGACCTCGAGCTCTCCGAGCGTCCTCGCAACTGCCTGAAGCGCGCCCAGGTCAATACCGTCGGCGAGCTGCTGCTCAAGAGCGAAGACGATCTGCTGGCCATCACCAACTTCGGCCAGAAG
- the rpsD gene encoding 30S ribosomal protein S4, which translates to MSRYTGPRARVSRRLGTNIWGTKGETIALDKRPYPPGEHGRSRRRGSVSEYLLQLQEKQKARFTYGLTERQFRNLFAEASRRQGVTGDNMLRFLELRLDNVVYRAGWGATRPQSRQFVNHGHVNVNGRRVTIPSYRVRKGDVIELRTKARDFTVIQWNSDVLDRTPPAWLETGEDFQITVRELPLREQIDIPVREQLIVELYSK; encoded by the coding sequence ATGTCGCGTTACACCGGACCGAGGGCGCGCGTCTCGCGCCGCCTCGGCACCAACATCTGGGGCACGAAGGGCGAGACCATCGCGCTCGACAAGCGCCCGTACCCGCCCGGCGAGCACGGCCGCTCGCGCCGTCGTGGATCGGTGTCGGAGTACCTCCTCCAGCTGCAGGAGAAGCAGAAGGCTCGCTTCACCTACGGTCTCACCGAGCGCCAGTTCCGCAACCTGTTCGCCGAGGCCAGCCGTCGTCAGGGCGTCACCGGCGACAACATGCTCCGTTTCCTCGAGTTGCGGCTCGACAACGTGGTGTACCGCGCCGGTTGGGGCGCAACCCGCCCGCAGTCGCGTCAGTTCGTCAACCACGGACACGTCAACGTCAACGGTCGCCGGGTCACGATCCCCAGCTATCGCGTCCGCAAGGGCGACGTGATCGAGCTGCGCACCAAGGCTCGTGACTTCACGGTCATCCAGTGGAACTCCGACGTCCTCGACCGCACGCCCCCGGCGTGGCTCGAGACCGGTGAGGACTTCCAGATCACGGTGCGGGAACTCCCGCTTCGTGAGCAGATCGACATTCCCGTCCGCGAACAGCTCATCGTCGAGCTGTACTCGAAGTAG